A single window of Streptomyces griseoviridis DNA harbors:
- a CDS encoding GntR family transcriptional regulator: protein MDYPNDQAPGAPVRSGIPEHGRIPKYYAVKARIDDLVGELGEGALIPTERDLSERYGVARETVRQALRELVLEGKLRRQGRGTVVAGPKLEQPISLASYTEGVRRQGRTPGRSLVTLDRFPCPEPLAAETGLERGEPVWHLERVLLADEERVGLESTYVAVARVPDLGSGFDPDSSFYAYLRDRGIGFGDADERIETVLATPREALLIGTPPALPMLLIHRVSRDTEGRPLERVRSLYRGDRFSFTTRLRG from the coding sequence GTGGACTACCCGAACGACCAGGCCCCCGGCGCCCCCGTCCGCTCCGGCATTCCGGAGCACGGGCGCATTCCGAAGTACTACGCCGTCAAGGCCCGGATCGACGATCTCGTCGGCGAGCTGGGGGAGGGGGCCCTGATCCCCACCGAGCGCGATCTGTCCGAGCGGTACGGCGTCGCGCGGGAGACCGTCAGGCAGGCGCTGCGCGAACTGGTGCTCGAAGGCAAGCTGCGCAGGCAGGGGCGCGGGACGGTCGTCGCGGGCCCCAAGCTGGAGCAGCCGATCTCCCTGGCCAGCTACACCGAGGGGGTTCGGCGCCAGGGCCGTACCCCCGGCCGCAGCCTCGTCACCCTCGACCGGTTCCCCTGCCCCGAGCCGCTCGCCGCCGAGACCGGCCTGGAGCGCGGCGAGCCGGTCTGGCACCTGGAGCGGGTGCTGCTCGCCGACGAGGAGCGGGTGGGCCTCGAATCCACCTACGTCGCCGTGGCCCGGGTCCCCGACCTCGGCTCCGGCTTCGACCCCGACTCGTCCTTCTACGCCTACCTCCGCGACCGTGGCATCGGCTTCGGGGACGCCGACGAACGCATCGAGACCGTGCTCGCCACCCCGCGTGAGGCGCTGCTCATCGGCACCCCGCCGGCCCTGCCGATGCTGCTGATCCACCGGGTCTCGCGGGACACCGAGGGGCGTCCGCTGGAGCGGGTGCGGTCGCTGTACCGGGGCGACCGGTTCTCCTTCACCACCCGGCTGCGCGGCTGA
- a CDS encoding ROK family transcriptional regulator, whose amino-acid sequence MRSPGWAAVKGAGAGGANLLAVRSHNTALVLDLLRAAGAGGVSRLELAERTGLTPQAVSKITARLREEGLAAEAGHRASTGGKPRTLLRLVPEAGHAVGVHLDRDGVRTVLVDLAGTVVAQRWAPADFGVGAEGVVELVVREVTAGVASLEAAEGPSRSDGGDRGGLGGAAPLGGAGPLGVSALAGSDVGVSALGVSVLGVGVALPGPLDHLRGVLHRVTGFPEWDGFPLRDALARRLGVPVVVDKDTNAAALGLALGGAAGGSGSSFAYLYFGTGLGAGLVLGGAVHRGARTGAGEFGHQVVQWGGPLCGCGDRGCVEALCLAAVARGDLPEAGRVLGVGAANLVALLDVDLVLIGGRTVTEAPEPFLRGVTEVLDARAHRTGEPPLPVRVAAGGVADGAAQLVLAPVFGRADD is encoded by the coding sequence GTGCGCTCGCCCGGGTGGGCCGCGGTGAAGGGGGCCGGGGCCGGGGGCGCCAATCTGCTCGCCGTGCGCAGTCACAACACCGCGCTGGTGCTCGATCTGCTGCGGGCCGCCGGTGCCGGGGGCGTCAGCCGGCTGGAACTCGCCGAGCGGACCGGGCTCACCCCCCAGGCGGTCAGCAAGATCACGGCGCGGCTGCGGGAGGAGGGGCTCGCGGCGGAGGCGGGCCACCGTGCCTCCACCGGCGGCAAGCCCCGCACCCTGCTGCGCCTGGTGCCGGAGGCGGGACACGCGGTGGGCGTCCACCTCGACCGGGACGGGGTGCGCACGGTCCTGGTCGACCTGGCGGGAACCGTGGTGGCGCAGCGGTGGGCGCCCGCGGACTTCGGGGTGGGGGCCGAGGGGGTCGTGGAGCTGGTGGTGCGCGAGGTGACGGCGGGGGTGGCGAGCCTGGAGGCGGCGGAGGGGCCGTCGAGAAGTGACGGCGGTGACCGGGGCGGTCTCGGGGGCGCGGCGCCTCTCGGGGGCGCGGGGCCTCTCGGGGTCTCCGCCCTCGCGGGCTCCGACGTCGGGGTCTCCGCCCTCGGGGTCTCCGTCCTCGGGGTCGGTGTCGCCCTTCCCGGGCCGCTCGACCATCTCCGTGGCGTCCTGCATCGCGTCACGGGATTCCCCGAGTGGGACGGGTTTCCGCTGCGGGACGCGCTGGCGCGGCGGCTCGGGGTGCCGGTCGTCGTCGACAAGGACACCAACGCCGCCGCGCTCGGCCTCGCCCTCGGCGGCGCGGCGGGCGGCAGCGGCTCGTCCTTCGCCTACCTGTACTTCGGCACCGGGCTCGGCGCCGGTCTCGTGCTCGGCGGGGCCGTGCACCGGGGGGCCAGGACCGGCGCCGGGGAGTTCGGCCACCAGGTCGTGCAGTGGGGCGGGCCGCTGTGCGGGTGCGGCGACCGCGGCTGCGTCGAGGCGCTCTGCCTGGCCGCGGTGGCGCGCGGCGACCTGCCGGAGGCGGGCCGCGTTCTCGGCGTCGGCGCGGCCAATCTCGTCGCGCTGCTCGACGTCGACCTGGTGCTCATCGGCGGGCGCACGGTCACCGAGGCGCCGGAACCTTTCCTCCGGGGTGTGACCGAGGTGCTCGACGCCCGCGCCCACCGCACGGGCGAGCCGCCGCTGCCGGTCCGCGTGGCGGCGGGCGGAGTCGCGGATGGCGCGGCCCAACTGGTGCTCGCGCCGGTCTTCGGCCGGGCGGACGACTGA
- a CDS encoding TIGR03364 family FAD-dependent oxidoreductase: MRVTVVGAGVVGTMHAWHAVERGHQVVQIEREAEARGASLRNFGQIWVSGRAGGAELETALRARELWEDIGGRVPGLGFRANGSLTPVRGPLELAVAEAAVARDDAAARGYKLLTPGEARALNPALRGEFTAALYCERDAAVEPRTAQLALREELSKSPLYTFLPGREVREVTGPGTVRDDHGDTHRADVVVLCTGAWLGGLVRELAGPELPVRRVRLQMMQTEPLGEPLTTSVADADSFRYYPAYASPALDALGAGQPQARTAAEHRMQLLMVQRADGSLTIGDTHEYEHPFAFDTLEDPYDHLVGVVESLLGRPLPRIRRRWAGVYAQCTDPSRVVHRQLVRDGVWLVTGPGGRGMTCSPAVAETTADALGW, encoded by the coding sequence GTGAGAGTGACAGTCGTCGGAGCAGGCGTGGTGGGCACCATGCACGCCTGGCACGCAGTGGAACGCGGCCATCAGGTCGTCCAGATCGAACGCGAGGCGGAGGCGCGCGGCGCCTCGCTGCGCAACTTCGGCCAGATCTGGGTCAGTGGCCGGGCGGGCGGCGCGGAGCTGGAAACGGCCCTGCGCGCAAGGGAGTTGTGGGAGGACATCGGAGGCCGGGTACCCGGACTCGGGTTCCGCGCCAACGGCTCCCTGACCCCGGTGCGCGGCCCCCTCGAACTCGCCGTCGCCGAGGCCGCCGTCGCCCGGGACGACGCCGCCGCCCGCGGGTACAAGCTGCTGACGCCCGGCGAGGCCCGCGCCCTCAACCCGGCCCTGCGCGGCGAGTTCACCGCCGCCCTGTACTGCGAGCGGGACGCGGCCGTCGAACCGCGCACCGCCCAGCTCGCCCTGCGCGAGGAGCTGTCGAAGTCCCCGCTCTACACCTTCCTGCCGGGCCGCGAGGTCCGCGAGGTGACAGGGCCGGGCACCGTCCGCGACGACCACGGCGACACCCACCGCGCCGATGTCGTCGTGCTGTGCACGGGAGCCTGGCTCGGCGGCCTCGTCCGCGAGCTGGCTGGGCCCGAACTGCCGGTGCGCAGGGTGCGGTTGCAGATGATGCAGACCGAGCCGCTGGGCGAGCCGCTCACCACCTCGGTCGCCGACGCGGACAGCTTCCGCTACTACCCGGCCTATGCCTCGCCCGCCCTCGACGCCCTCGGCGCCGGGCAGCCGCAGGCGCGGACGGCCGCCGAACACCGGATGCAACTGCTCATGGTGCAGCGCGCCGACGGCTCGCTGACCATCGGCGACACCCACGAGTACGAGCATCCGTTCGCCTTCGACACCCTCGAAGACCCCTACGACCACCTCGTGGGCGTCGTCGAGTCCCTGCTCGGCCGGCCGCTGCCCAGGATCAGGCGGCGCTGGGCCGGGGTGTACGCCCAGTGCACCGACCCTTCGCGGGTCGTGCACCGCCAACTCGTGCGCGACGGCGTGTGGTTGGTCACCGGGCCCGGCGGGCGCGGCATGACCTGCTCGCCCGCCGTCGCCGAGACGACCGCCGACGCACTTGGATGGTGA
- a CDS encoding class F sortase, translating to MPDRARGRGARRPLRGVAWAALLLALWLWGREAGVPLLGVPRQATGGAVLPPAKEPWAAARPLRVDIPDLGVRAPVTARGLDAGGAIEPPPYDRADAVGWYAAGTAPGAAGAALLVGHVDTETRPAVFYRLSVLHPGETIRVLRDDGRVAEFTVDDVQVQPRDGFDAHRAFGPHQPGRAELRLITCGGPFDRTRNRYTANVIVSAYLTGGAEEQPGEAVNSTATRPT from the coding sequence GTGCCCGACCGGGCCCGTGGCCGCGGCGCGCGGCGCCCGCTGCGCGGGGTCGCCTGGGCGGCCCTGCTGCTCGCGCTCTGGCTGTGGGGGCGCGAGGCGGGCGTCCCGCTCCTCGGCGTCCCCCGGCAGGCCACCGGCGGCGCGGTGCTCCCGCCCGCGAAGGAGCCGTGGGCGGCGGCCAGGCCCCTGCGGGTGGACATACCCGACCTCGGGGTGCGGGCCCCGGTGACCGCCCGCGGCCTCGACGCGGGCGGCGCGATCGAACCGCCCCCCTACGACCGGGCCGACGCCGTCGGCTGGTACGCGGCAGGCACCGCGCCCGGGGCGGCCGGGGCGGCGCTCCTGGTCGGCCACGTCGACACCGAGACCCGTCCGGCGGTCTTCTACCGGCTGAGCGTCCTGCACCCCGGCGAGACGATCCGGGTGCTCCGCGACGACGGCCGGGTCGCGGAGTTCACCGTCGACGACGTCCAAGTCCAGCCCCGCGACGGCTTCGACGCCCACCGGGCGTTCGGCCCGCACCAACCGGGACGCGCCGAACTGCGGCTGATCACCTGCGGCGGCCCCTTCGACCGGACGAGGAACCGCTACACCGCGAACGTGATCGTCTCGGCCTATCTGACCGGCGGCGCCGAGGAACAGCCGGGCGAGGCGGTCAACTCGACCGCCACGAGACCCACGTGA
- a CDS encoding 2-aminoethylphosphonate ABC transporter substrate-binding protein — MRRNSLGPALALCLLATPLLSACGTSAASDEKVVTVYSADGLKGENGDGWYDRVFADFTKKTGIKVSYVEGGSGEMVQRAVREKGNPQADVLVTLPPFIQQADGKGLLQTYRPAGSDRVAAADKSADGTWTSVVENYFGFVHNKKLLKKTPVTWDELLDGGYRDKLQYSTPGVAGDGTAVLVKAIHDFGGKDAALAYLKKLQANNVGPSASTGKLAPKVDKGELLVANGDVQMNYAQSKTMPNLGIWFPARPGSAPTTFALPYAAGLVTKAPHGDNGRELLDFLLTEGAQRQVSSVGGGFSAREDIKATDADAVALRALMDGVRIFQPDWDDIAENLTTYVADWKTATGS, encoded by the coding sequence ATGCGCAGAAACAGCCTCGGACCCGCCCTCGCGCTCTGCCTGCTCGCCACCCCGCTGCTCTCCGCCTGCGGCACTTCCGCCGCCTCCGACGAGAAGGTCGTCACCGTCTACAGCGCCGACGGCCTCAAGGGCGAGAACGGCGACGGCTGGTACGACCGGGTCTTCGCGGACTTCACCAAGAAGACCGGCATCAAGGTCAGTTACGTCGAGGGCGGTTCGGGCGAGATGGTGCAGCGCGCCGTCCGCGAGAAGGGCAACCCGCAGGCCGACGTGCTCGTCACCCTCCCGCCGTTCATCCAGCAGGCCGACGGCAAGGGCCTCCTCCAGACGTACCGCCCGGCGGGCTCCGACCGGGTCGCCGCCGCCGACAAGTCCGCCGACGGCACCTGGACCTCCGTGGTCGAGAACTACTTCGGGTTCGTCCACAACAAGAAGCTCCTGAAGAAGACGCCGGTCACCTGGGACGAACTCCTCGACGGCGGCTACCGCGACAAGCTCCAGTACTCCACCCCCGGCGTCGCGGGCGACGGGACCGCCGTCCTCGTCAAGGCGATCCACGACTTCGGCGGCAAGGACGCGGCCCTCGCCTACCTGAAGAAGCTCCAGGCCAACAACGTCGGCCCGTCCGCCTCCACCGGCAAGCTCGCGCCCAAGGTCGACAAGGGCGAACTCCTCGTCGCCAACGGGGACGTGCAGATGAACTACGCCCAGTCCAAGACCATGCCGAACCTCGGCATCTGGTTCCCGGCCAGGCCCGGTTCGGCGCCCACCACGTTCGCGCTGCCCTACGCGGCCGGCCTGGTCACCAAGGCACCGCACGGCGACAACGGCCGCGAACTCCTCGACTTCCTGCTCACCGAGGGCGCCCAGCGCCAGGTCAGCTCGGTCGGCGGCGGCTTCAGCGCCCGCGAGGACATCAAGGCCACCGACGCCGACGCGGTCGCGCTGCGCGCGCTGATGGACGGCGTGCGGATCTTCCAGCCGGACTGGGACGACATCGCCGAGAACCTCACGACGTACGTCGCGGACTGGAAGACGGCCACCGGCAGCTGA
- a CDS encoding alkaline phosphatase family protein, with protein MSSRVSRRSLLVSAAALAVSAGPLATVARAAARTPKVLVIGLDGALLSRVKDAAAPHLGALMAAGLTAPSSIYANPLAPTLSGPGWSTLITGVWPDRHQVKDNAFTGARFDLYPDFLTRVETAKPALSTYAVSSWAPITETVFSTKVDTRVSTPAAEYDTGTTARAVARLRDADPDAMFVHLDNIDHAGHSHGAASAQYLDAVRTADAQVGEIVAAVKGRPRYAAEDWLIMVTADHGHTDAGGHGGSTLQERQTFLIATGPTLSAGSVRHDVKMPDVAASALAHLGIAIDPAWNLDGRPVQQPAPDDFDALRGQLGTRVDETGIPASVVGFTHTPPAGWSVDNSAMGTGGVTEWRGWSFTTDEFWTQSQRDQNRECNVRARNVFAVADGDEWSDKSLTGTFDSTLVSPAFPVTGGRAATLAYTTHYRHESPQKGEVLVSYDDGAPVTVKTYTADAPSRAETLTLQVPAGATRARVRFRYTGGNNWYWVIDGVKISQV; from the coding sequence GTGTCGTCCCGTGTGTCCCGCCGTTCCCTGCTCGTCTCCGCCGCCGCCCTCGCCGTGTCGGCAGGGCCGCTCGCCACCGTCGCCCGCGCCGCTGCCAGGACGCCCAAAGTCCTGGTCATCGGCCTGGACGGCGCCCTGCTCAGCCGCGTCAAGGACGCCGCGGCCCCGCACCTCGGCGCCCTGATGGCGGCCGGTCTCACCGCGCCCAGCAGCATCTACGCCAACCCGCTCGCGCCCACCCTGTCGGGACCCGGCTGGTCGACGCTGATCACCGGCGTCTGGCCCGACCGGCACCAGGTCAAGGACAACGCGTTCACCGGCGCCCGCTTCGACCTGTACCCCGACTTCCTGACCCGCGTCGAGACCGCGAAGCCCGCTCTCTCCACCTACGCCGTCTCCTCGTGGGCGCCGATCACGGAAACCGTGTTCTCCACGAAGGTCGACACCCGTGTCTCCACCCCGGCCGCCGAGTACGACACCGGCACCACCGCCCGCGCCGTGGCCCGGCTGCGGGACGCCGACCCGGACGCGATGTTCGTGCACCTCGACAACATCGACCACGCGGGCCACAGCCACGGCGCCGCCTCCGCCCAGTACCTGGACGCCGTGCGCACCGCGGACGCGCAGGTCGGGGAGATCGTCGCGGCGGTCAAGGGCCGCCCGAGGTACGCGGCCGAGGACTGGCTGATCATGGTCACCGCCGATCACGGACACACCGACGCGGGCGGCCACGGCGGCTCCACCCTCCAGGAGCGCCAGACGTTCCTGATCGCCACCGGGCCCACCCTGTCCGCCGGTTCGGTCCGCCACGACGTGAAGATGCCCGACGTCGCCGCCTCCGCGCTCGCCCACCTCGGCATCGCGATCGACCCCGCCTGGAACCTGGACGGCCGCCCGGTCCAGCAGCCCGCGCCCGACGACTTCGACGCGCTGCGCGGCCAGTTGGGCACCCGCGTCGACGAGACCGGCATCCCCGCCTCCGTCGTCGGCTTCACCCACACCCCGCCGGCCGGCTGGTCCGTCGACAACTCCGCGATGGGCACCGGTGGGGTCACCGAATGGCGCGGCTGGTCCTTCACCACCGACGAGTTCTGGACCCAGTCCCAGCGCGACCAGAACCGTGAGTGCAACGTCCGTGCCCGGAACGTCTTCGCGGTCGCCGACGGCGACGAGTGGAGCGACAAGAGCCTCACCGGCACCTTCGACTCCACCCTCGTCAGCCCCGCCTTCCCGGTCACCGGCGGCAGGGCCGCCACCCTCGCCTACACCACCCACTACCGCCACGAGTCCCCGCAGAAGGGCGAGGTCCTCGTCTCCTACGACGACGGCGCACCCGTCACCGTGAAGACGTACACCGCCGACGCGCCGTCCCGCGCCGAGACCCTGACCCTCCAGGTGCCGGCGGGCGCCACCAGGGCCCGGGTGCGCTTCCGCTACACCGGCGGCAACAACTGGTACTGGGTGATCGACGGGGTCAAGATCAGCCAGGTCTGA
- a CDS encoding phosphonatase-like hydrolase → MVSNVTESKEPTVTSPDIRLVVLDMAGTTVADGGLVERAFAAAADALGVAAGSAQHTEHLAYVRATMGESKISVFRHLFGSEERAQQANSAFERAYGELVDSGLTAPVPGARETIETLLAGGRTVVLTTGFARVTQDALLDALGWRDLVPLTLCPADVGGRGRPYPDLVLEALVRTGAADDVRQVAVVGDTSYDILSGVRAGAGLVAGVRTGAHGDDAFLAAGATHVVDSVADLPALLGELG, encoded by the coding sequence ATGGTGAGCAACGTGACAGAGAGCAAGGAACCCACCGTGACATCACCGGACATCCGGCTCGTCGTGCTCGACATGGCCGGCACCACCGTCGCCGACGGCGGCCTGGTCGAGCGCGCCTTCGCCGCCGCGGCCGACGCGCTCGGCGTCGCCGCCGGATCGGCCCAGCACACCGAGCACCTCGCCTACGTCCGCGCCACCATGGGCGAGTCCAAGATCTCCGTGTTCCGGCACCTGTTCGGCAGCGAGGAGCGGGCCCAACAGGCCAACTCCGCCTTCGAGAGGGCCTACGGCGAACTCGTCGACTCCGGTCTGACCGCCCCGGTGCCCGGCGCCCGCGAGACCATCGAGACGCTCCTCGCGGGCGGCCGGACCGTCGTCCTGACCACCGGCTTCGCCCGGGTCACCCAGGACGCCCTGCTCGACGCCCTCGGCTGGCGCGACCTGGTGCCGCTCACCCTGTGCCCCGCGGACGTCGGCGGCCGCGGCCGGCCCTACCCCGACCTGGTCCTCGAAGCGCTGGTGCGGACCGGGGCCGCCGACGACGTGCGCCAGGTCGCGGTCGTCGGCGACACCTCGTACGACATCCTCAGCGGGGTCCGCGCGGGCGCGGGCCTGGTCGCCGGGGTGCGCACCGGGGCGCACGGCGACGACGCGTTCCTCGCGGCGGGCGCCACCCACGTCGTCGACTCGGTCGCCGACCTGCCCGCGCTCCTCGGAGAGCTGGGCTGA
- a CDS encoding HAD-IIA family hydrolase, which translates to MADRKPIESWLTDMDGVLIHEGVPIPGADAFLKRLRESAKPFLVLTNNSIYTPRDLHARLRRMGLDVPVENIWTSAMATAQFLGDQRPGGTAYVIGEAGLTTALHDIGYVLTDHEPDYVVLGETRTYSFEAMTKAVRLIADGARFICTNPDETGPSTEGPLPATGAVAALITKATGKQPYFAGKPNPLMMRTGLNAIGAHSESSAMIGDRMDTDVLAGMEAGMQTFLVLTGLTRPEQVEDFPYRPSQIVDSIADLVDLI; encoded by the coding sequence ATGGCAGACCGCAAGCCCATCGAGTCGTGGCTCACCGACATGGACGGCGTCCTCATCCACGAGGGCGTGCCGATCCCCGGCGCCGACGCCTTCCTGAAGAGGCTGCGGGAGTCCGCCAAGCCCTTCCTCGTCCTCACCAACAACTCCATCTACACCCCGCGCGACCTGCACGCCAGGCTGCGCCGCATGGGCCTGGACGTGCCGGTGGAGAACATCTGGACGTCGGCGATGGCCACCGCCCAGTTCCTCGGCGACCAGCGGCCGGGCGGCACCGCCTACGTGATCGGCGAGGCCGGGCTCACCACCGCCCTGCACGACATCGGCTACGTCCTCACCGACCACGAACCCGACTACGTCGTCCTCGGCGAGACCCGCACCTACTCCTTCGAGGCGATGACCAAGGCGGTCCGGCTGATCGCCGACGGCGCCCGCTTCATCTGCACCAACCCGGACGAGACGGGCCCCTCCACCGAGGGCCCGCTCCCGGCGACCGGCGCGGTGGCCGCCCTGATCACCAAGGCCACCGGCAAGCAGCCCTACTTCGCGGGCAAGCCCAACCCGCTGATGATGCGCACCGGGCTCAACGCGATCGGCGCCCACTCCGAGAGCAGCGCGATGATCGGCGACCGCATGGACACCGACGTCCTCGCGGGCATGGAGGCCGGGATGCAGACCTTCCTGGTGCTGACCGGGCTCACCAGGCCCGAGCAGGTCGAGGACTTCCCCTACCGCCCGTCGCAGATCGTCGACTCGATCGCGGACCTCGTCGACCTGATCTGA
- a CDS encoding 2-aminoethylphosphonate ABC transporter permease subunit encodes MAETTRTRPTVGHQPRPLPRDRPPRSRLPRSAGPLLWTLPPVALLSFFFLYPLALVVRQSFHPDTGGTSLRPYTDVFASQAFRQALGTTVWLALAATAGCLLLGFLLALVIAFVPFPGARAVARFVDVFLSFPSFLITLALVFVYGSTGIAGGLWTDLTGATEGPFRFLTTPWGVLLAEITYFTPFVMRPLLAAFSQLDTAQLEAAASLGARAPRIVRQVILPEALPALASGGSLVLVLCLNEFGIVLFTGAKGVTTLPMLVYSKAILESDYPGACVVAVVNVLISVGLYALYRGVNRRAGA; translated from the coding sequence ATGGCTGAGACGACCCGCACCCGGCCGACCGTCGGCCACCAGCCGCGCCCCCTCCCGCGGGACCGGCCCCCCAGGAGCCGACTCCCGCGCTCCGCAGGCCCGTTGCTGTGGACGCTGCCCCCGGTCGCGCTGCTCTCCTTCTTCTTCCTCTACCCCCTCGCCCTCGTCGTCCGGCAGTCCTTCCACCCCGACACCGGCGGCACCTCCCTGCGGCCCTACACCGACGTCTTCGCCTCGCAGGCGTTCCGGCAGGCGCTCGGGACCACCGTCTGGCTGGCGCTCGCGGCCACCGCGGGCTGCCTGCTCCTCGGGTTCCTGCTCGCGCTGGTCATCGCGTTCGTGCCGTTCCCCGGGGCCAGGGCCGTCGCCCGCTTCGTCGACGTCTTCCTCTCCTTCCCGTCCTTCCTCATCACCCTCGCGCTGGTCTTCGTGTACGGCTCCACCGGCATCGCGGGCGGGCTGTGGACGGACCTCACGGGCGCCACCGAAGGACCCTTCCGGTTCCTCACCACGCCCTGGGGCGTGCTGCTCGCCGAGATCACCTACTTCACCCCGTTCGTGATGCGGCCCCTGCTCGCCGCGTTCTCCCAGCTCGACACCGCCCAACTGGAGGCCGCGGCCAGCCTCGGGGCACGCGCCCCGCGCATCGTGCGGCAGGTGATCCTGCCGGAGGCGCTGCCCGCGCTCGCCTCCGGCGGCAGCCTCGTCCTGGTGCTCTGCCTCAACGAGTTCGGCATCGTCCTGTTCACCGGCGCGAAAGGCGTCACGACCCTGCCGATGCTCGTCTACAGCAAGGCGATCCTGGAGTCCGACTACCCGGGCGCCTGCGTGGTCGCCGTCGTCAACGTCCTGATCTCCGTGGGCCTCTACGCCCTCTACCGGGGGGTGAACCGTCGTGCTGGTGCATAG
- a CDS encoding ABC transporter permease, with protein MLVHSRRARWAVWALFLALFVPLFALPLLVVLGASLATHWSGVLPSGPTLDHYRTATRGEALQALTTSLVTAVTASLLALTAGTWAALAGAALRRRQRRFLDALFVLPVAVPSVVVGLAVLVAFSQPPVLLNGTRWIVVAAHTVLVTAFAHQSVSAALGRLDPAYAQAAASLGARPAHVLRRVTLPLLLPSLTAAAGLCFALSMGELSATMMLYPPDWTPLPVLIHAATDRGALFTGSAVAVVLMATTLLVLSAVSRIRTRASYR; from the coding sequence GTGCTGGTGCATAGCCGCCGGGCCAGGTGGGCGGTGTGGGCGCTGTTCCTCGCCCTCTTCGTGCCGCTGTTCGCCCTCCCGCTGCTCGTCGTCCTCGGCGCCTCCCTCGCCACCCACTGGTCAGGCGTCCTGCCCTCGGGCCCCACCCTCGACCACTACCGCACGGCGACCCGCGGCGAGGCCCTCCAGGCCCTCACCACCAGCCTCGTCACCGCCGTCACCGCGAGCCTGCTCGCGCTGACCGCCGGCACCTGGGCCGCGCTCGCGGGCGCCGCCCTGAGAAGACGCCAACGACGGTTCCTCGACGCCCTGTTCGTGCTGCCGGTCGCGGTGCCCTCGGTGGTCGTCGGACTGGCCGTGCTGGTCGCCTTCTCCCAGCCGCCCGTGCTCCTCAACGGCACCCGGTGGATCGTCGTCGCCGCCCACACCGTGCTGGTCACCGCCTTCGCCCACCAGTCCGTGTCGGCCGCGCTCGGCCGCCTCGACCCCGCCTACGCGCAGGCCGCCGCCTCCCTCGGCGCCCGCCCGGCCCACGTCCTGCGGCGGGTCACCCTGCCGCTCCTGCTGCCCTCGCTCACCGCCGCCGCCGGACTCTGCTTCGCCCTGTCCATGGGCGAGTTGAGCGCCACGATGATGCTCTACCCGCCCGACTGGACCCCGTTGCCCGTGCTGATCCACGCGGCCACCGACCGGGGCGCGCTGTTCACCGGCTCCGCCGTCGCCGTGGTCCTGATGGCCACCACCCTGCTCGTCCTGTCCGCGGTCTCCAGGATCCGCACCCGCGCCTCCTACCGCTGA
- a CDS encoding ABC transporter ATP-binding protein produces MGIRFDSVTVAYDGDVVLDSLDLTVAPGEVMALLGPSGSGKTTALRAVAGFVRPESGRVFLGERDVTDLPPYRRGIGMVVQQYALFPHLRVEENVAFGLKARGTPRAEIRARVGEALEMTGMAGFARRHPRELSGGQQQRVAIARALAVRPGVLLLDEPLSALDARLRSGMLAELARLHRELPDVSMLYVTHDQLEALTLADRIAVMDRARLRACGTPAELYRTPADEFTASFVGNANLLPVTCGAGNVTFAGTELTVATGAAAPGARATLCVRPHLIGLGDGPNRLTGTVTEIQWRGATHRLLLDIGGHELTVDVPESRRTPANGTEITVHFAAEDAVLLPAGVGHG; encoded by the coding sequence ATGGGCATCCGCTTCGACTCCGTCACCGTCGCCTACGACGGCGACGTCGTCCTCGACTCCCTCGACCTCACCGTCGCGCCCGGCGAGGTGATGGCGCTGCTCGGGCCGTCCGGCTCGGGCAAGACCACCGCGCTGCGGGCGGTCGCCGGGTTCGTACGGCCGGAGTCGGGGCGGGTGTTCCTCGGCGAGCGGGACGTCACGGACCTGCCGCCGTACCGCCGGGGCATCGGCATGGTCGTCCAGCAGTACGCCCTCTTCCCGCACCTGCGGGTCGAGGAGAACGTCGCCTTCGGCCTCAAGGCCCGCGGGACACCGCGCGCCGAGATCCGCGCCCGGGTCGGCGAGGCCCTGGAGATGACCGGCATGGCCGGCTTCGCCCGCCGCCACCCGCGCGAACTCTCCGGCGGCCAGCAGCAGCGCGTCGCCATCGCCCGCGCGCTGGCCGTCCGGCCGGGTGTGCTGCTGCTCGACGAGCCGCTGTCCGCGCTCGACGCCCGGCTGCGCTCCGGGATGCTCGCCGAACTCGCGCGACTGCACCGCGAGTTGCCCGACGTCTCGATGCTGTACGTGACCCACGACCAACTGGAGGCGCTGACCCTCGCCGACCGGATCGCGGTGATGGACCGGGCCAGGCTGCGGGCCTGCGGCACCCCGGCCGAGCTGTACAGGACACCGGCCGACGAGTTCACCGCGTCCTTCGTCGGCAACGCCAACCTGCTCCCGGTGACCTGCGGCGCCGGCAACGTCACCTTCGCCGGGACGGAGTTGACCGTCGCCACCGGGGCGGCGGCACCCGGCGCGCGGGCCACCCTGTGCGTCCGGCCGCATCTCATCGGCCTCGGCGACGGACCCAACCGGCTGACCGGCACGGTCACCGAGATCCAGTGGCGGGGCGCGACCCACCGCCTCCTGCTGGACATCGGCGGCCACGAACTCACCGTCGACGTACCGGAGTCACGCCGGACACCGGCCAACGGCACCGAGATCACCGTCCACTTCGCCGCCGAGGACGCGGTGCTGCTGCCCGCCGGGGTGGGACATGGCTGA